The proteins below come from a single Benincasa hispida cultivar B227 chromosome 4, ASM972705v1, whole genome shotgun sequence genomic window:
- the LOC120076783 gene encoding uncharacterized protein LOC120076783 isoform X1, which translates to MVLKDEWLCAAMADDSVVVELLVRLKQSQASSSIKSPLPTVIPPRWGLRQRRSRILSPFRFDAIAHKNKDSTSTRCSPTTPLSWSGDTSPSATADGFEESSHPSEFSHSSRSKGCGTNEFSSSTAMAKRLKRRKALADLRVEESLLLKERVHLRKELESLHATFKEQTTNNEKLKKMKLNLNFNASSDHLRDESKPVAPNQQCQSVDPTTDNVPATSPIHTVPGNGTQSELHETREINSMESGGFFLPDLNMIPAEDCL; encoded by the exons ATGGTGTTGAAGGATGAGTGGTTGTGTGCCGCCATGGCCGATGATAGCGTCGTCGTTGAGTTACTGGTTCGTCTCAAGCAGTCTCAAGCCTCCTCGTCGATTAAATCTCCGCTACCTACCGTTATTCCGCCCAGATGGGGTCTCAGACAACGCCGTTCCAGGATTCTTTCCCCTTTCCGATTCGATGCCATTGCTCACAAGAATAAGGACTCCACCTCCACCAGATGCAGCCCTACCACCCCTCTCTCTTGGAGTGGCGATACATCCCCTTCCGCCACCGCCGATGGATTCGAAGAGTCCAGCCATCCATCCGAATTCTCCCACTCCTCCAGATCCAAG GGGTGTGGTACTAATGAATTCAGTTCTAGCACTGCCATGGCCAAGAGGTTAAAGAGAAGGAAG GCATTGGCTGATCTGAGAGTGGAGGAGTCTTTACTTTTGAAGGAAAGGGTACATCTCAGAAAG GAGCTCGAAAGTTTACACGCAACGTTCAAGGAACAGACGACTAACAACGAGaagttgaagaaaatgaag CTCAATCTGAATTTCAATGCATCATCAGATCATCTTCGGGATGAGTCGAAGCCAGTAGCTCCCAATCAACAGTGCCAAAGTGTGGATCCTACAACCGACAATGTTCCTGCAACTTCACCAATACATACCGTCCCTGGAAATGGTACACAATCAGAATTGCACGAGACACGGGAGATAAATTCAATGGAAAGTGGTGGTTTCTTTTTACCAGATCTTAATATGATCCCAGCTGAAGACTGTCTCTGA
- the LOC120076783 gene encoding uncharacterized protein LOC120076783 isoform X2 produces MVGIRFIRIIRSIFSSSENGVRDRMRLVLAKSSNKGCGTNEFSSSTAMAKRLKRRKALADLRVEESLLLKERVHLRKELESLHATFKEQTTNNEKLKKMKLNLNFNASSDHLRDESKPVAPNQQCQSVDPTTDNVPATSPIHTVPGNGTQSELHETREINSMESGGFFLPDLNMIPAEDCL; encoded by the exons ATGGTGGGGATCAGATTCATCAGAATCATCAGATCGATATTCTCGTCGTCTGAGAACGGCGTTAGAGATAGGATGCGTTTGGTTTTAGCGAAGTCATCGAACAAA GGGTGTGGTACTAATGAATTCAGTTCTAGCACTGCCATGGCCAAGAGGTTAAAGAGAAGGAAG GCATTGGCTGATCTGAGAGTGGAGGAGTCTTTACTTTTGAAGGAAAGGGTACATCTCAGAAAG GAGCTCGAAAGTTTACACGCAACGTTCAAGGAACAGACGACTAACAACGAGaagttgaagaaaatgaag CTCAATCTGAATTTCAATGCATCATCAGATCATCTTCGGGATGAGTCGAAGCCAGTAGCTCCCAATCAACAGTGCCAAAGTGTGGATCCTACAACCGACAATGTTCCTGCAACTTCACCAATACATACCGTCCCTGGAAATGGTACACAATCAGAATTGCACGAGACACGGGAGATAAATTCAATGGAAAGTGGTGGTTTCTTTTTACCAGATCTTAATATGATCCCAGCTGAAGACTGTCTCTGA